TCGGCAAGGTCGAGTCGGGCCAGGCCCGCGGCGGCAAGGTCACCGCCGACGGCACCACCCTCTCCCCGATCCTCGGCCCCGCCCTCAACGGGCAGGGTTTCGCGCTGATCCGCGACACCGACGACGGCGCGTACGACGGTGACTCCACGCACGACCGGGCGGTCGGCCCGATGCAGTTCATCCCGTCCACCTGGGCGACCTGGGGCCAGGACGGCAACGGCGACGGCCGCGAGGACCCCAACAACATCTACGACGCGGCGCTGGCCGCCGGACGCTACCTCTGCGCGGGCGACCGCGACCTGGCCCTCGCCGCCGACCTCGACCGGGCCGTGCTGAGCTACAACCACTCGCAGGAGTACCTGCGCACGGTGCGCTCCTGGTTCGACTTCTACAACCGAGGCACCCACGAGGTCCCCGACGGCACCGGCGTCCTCCCCTCCGGCCGGACCAGCGGCAGCACCGGCCAGGGCGGCGGCTCCCCGGCCACGGCCTCCCCGAAGCCCAGCTCCTCCCCGAAGCCCGGCGCCACACCGGCCGGTTCCGGCGGCGGTACGAAGCCGAGCCCGGAGCCCACCACCCCGAAGCCCGGCGGCACCACCACCCCGGCGCCCGACCCGACGACACCCCCCGCCACCCCCTCCCCCGCGCCGAGGCTCGGGTCCCTGCGGGACGCGGGGACGGGAACCCTGGCCGCCACGGCGGGCGAGGCCTTCGCCGAACGCGTCACCGTGCAGGCCCGGAACACCCTGGGCGACCCGCTCGCCAGGACCGAGGTGACCTTCACCGTGACCGGCTCCGACGCCCGGTTCCCCGGCGGCGAGGCCACGGCCACCCTGGTCACCGGGGCCGACGGCACCGCCACCGCACCGGTGCTGACCGCCGGTGAGAAGACCGGGACGTTCACGGTGACGGCCACCGCCGGTACCGTGCGGCCCTACACCGTCACCTTCACGGCGAGCGTCACCGCCCGCCGGGCCGACGCGATCACCCGCACCGGCGAGGAAGCCCTGACGGCCACCGCCGGCTCCGAGTTCGCCCCTGTCGAGGTCAGGACGACGTACAAGGGAACCGGCCTCGCCGACACCTCCTTCACCGCCGTGATGACCACCGACGCCGCCGCGCCCGCCGAGAACACCGAGGGCCCGTACTTCGAGACCACCGGCGACAAGCCGG
This DNA window, taken from Streptomyces nitrosporeus, encodes the following:
- a CDS encoding lytic murein transglycosylase translates to MAAQFGRRLRKGATSTAVAAAAVAALAASQAPSVTADDAANGDRAAAGNTDSPDGAATGNSPYHTDLPPLTTPGPPGTSTGIPATGSTQSGIPATVLDAYKKAEREVAGTDPACRLPWQLLAAIGKVESGQARGGKVTADGTTLSPILGPALNGQGFALIRDTDDGAYDGDSTHDRAVGPMQFIPSTWATWGQDGNGDGREDPNNIYDAALAAGRYLCAGDRDLALAADLDRAVLSYNHSQEYLRTVRSWFDFYNRGTHEVPDGTGVLPSGRTSGSTGQGGGSPATASPKPSSSPKPGATPAGSGGGTKPSPEPTTPKPGGTTTPAPDPTTPPATPSPAPRLGSLRDAGTGTLAATAGEAFAERVTVQARNTLGDPLARTEVTFTVTGSDARFPGGEATATLVTGADGTATAPVLTAGEKTGTFTVTATAGTVRPYTVTFTASVTARRADAITRTGEEALTATAGSEFAPVEVRTTYKGTGLADTSFTAVMTTDAAAPAENTEGPYFETTGDKPVRTLTLTTGPDGTLELPRIHAGDTAGTYLLRLTTGSGATLTLTLTVQEPPA